ACTACAAAGAAAAACAACCGATCAGACCAAGAAAATGCTTAATCTAAGACATGCAAAACCAATAACAGAACAACCGCTTACCTTTCGATTTGAGGAGAGGAACCGAGAGAGAGCTCCGACGCCTCGAGGAGAACCAGCGAGAGAGAGGTCGCCGACGGAGCCACTGAACGAGACGTCGCCGAGACAGCGCCGACGAGAGCCACCGAAGGAGAACCAAATCGCCTTTCGCAGAGAGAGATTTTGAGAGAGctttcgagagagagagagagagagagagagagagaacgcGTTCGTAACCGAAGAAAGAGCGTCTCTACGCTTGACGCGTGTCAACGAAGAGGCGGGCCTTCTACGCCTTACGGAAGAGGCGAGTCTatgcttttcttctttttttattaatttttttaaaattttgcctTAAGAGGCGTCATTAACCCCTGCGTTAATGATggtcttagagcatcattaacccCAAGAGCCAATTTTGGGgtcttaatgattttttagtaattaatgAAAGTTAAGAGTTTATACTTAAGAGACacgtttttttgtaactttaatGGTAAGTTCTTAATttggggttcttaaaaaaaaatgattaaacttaattatttttaagattaattataattattaaataaaacatattaaaataaaatattttaaacattaatttaatacaaaacattaaaacaaaataagtaaaaatcacgataataatttgaaagatACATCCGAGCTCAGTTGTCTTCATAAATGTCCGAATTTAGTCCacatatgttcaaccaaatcagcttttaGTTGTTCATGCATTGGGttatcacgaattctagttcgagcatccatcatattggcgatatttgtaggcATTTCCCTATCAAAAtcgagatcgacatgtgaacttccggtGCCTTCTTCTTGTTGGAACTCTTTAAGATTAtattgagtgtatccatctcgttcgtcttctactatcatgttatggagtatgatacatgctctcataatcttcccaattttgactttatcccaaaaaagtgccGGATTTTTAACGatggcaaagcgagcttgcaagactccaaaagcccgctcgacatcttttcggacagcttcttgttGTTTAGCAAATAAAGCTGATTTTGGGTCTTGTGGTAGTGAAATTGATTGGATAAAAGtagcccatttcggataaataccgtcggtgagatagtaagccatgTGATACTCTCTTTCATTGACATAGAAGGtgacttgcggagcttgaccattgattatgtcatcaaaaacaggtgaacgatcaagaacattgatatcatttaaggtacctggaggtccaaaaaacgcatgccatatccataGATCATACGAAGCAACCGCCTCCAAAACGATTGTTGGTTTTCCCGAGCCACGtgaatattgccctttccaagcggtgggacaattcttccactcccaatgcatacaatcgatgcttcctaccatcccgggaaatccacgagCCTCACCAACATCAAGTAAACGTTGAAGATCAgtcggtgttggtcttcttaggtactcctcgccgaataaatatattatgccTTCCACAAAATGTTCCACACATGACCGAGTAGTAGTTTCACCGagtcggaggtattcgtcaacAGCATCAGCCGCAGTACCAtatgccaagacacgaatggATGCTGTACACTTCTGGAGTGGAGAGAGACTATTCCTTCCAAGTGCATCTTGCGTTTGTTGAAAGAATTCAACCTCATTGGAGAATCGATCAACAATATGCATGAACAAtcgcttgttcattctaaatcgtcGTCGGAAGAAATTTTCAGGATATGTTGGCGTTTCACTGAAATAGTCATTCCATAAACGTATGTGCCCTTCTTCACGATGTCTTTCGATATAAGCccgtttttttctttgtttcctaCCTTCTTCTTGATGACGCATGGATAAAGTCTCAAAGGCttgattaaaatattgattaaaGTAATCATCAAGTGaatcttcaaaattattttctgaAGAAGATGCCATGTTTGTGATTTGGTTTGATCTTGGTTTGGTAAGAACAGAGAATGTGATTTGGGTTTGGTAAGAATACGGGAAGAGGGAATATAAGTGTTGATATGAAGCTTGGTTTACACGGGAATAGGGAATGTGATTTGGTTTGGTAACAAAGCTTGGTTGTTTCGTTTGGTaattagagagaaagagagaacaaagCTTGGTTGGTTAGTTTTGTTGTGATATGTGAACGAGAGAGTGAGAGATGCTTGAAGGCTTTATACTACTTGAAATTGATTTTAATACAAAGACAGTCACGGGAACTAGAAAGAGAGCAAAGACAAAATACAAAAGTCCTTACAAGTCCATGTGACATAAGAAACAAAGACATGTGAAACAAAGACAATGCAAAAAGAAAGACAATGCAGAGACATGTGAAACAAAGACAATGCAGACACAAAGACAAAGACAATGCAGACACGGTCACGGACTCAGTACAACAAAGCTGATCCATGTGAGAGAAAGACGGTCACGGACTCAgcctcttctcttcctcttacCATCACCCGTAGAGGATTGTCCTTCTTCTAGCTTGATTCCCGCCTTCAACACCTTGAACCTCTCCTCTGTCAGCCTCTTCTCTTCCTCATGCATCATTTGCACCATCCTTCTGAACTCAGGTGCaatgtcatcttcttcttcctccacccTAATCAAGTACCCCATACTTCTCCTGTATTCATCGCTTGATAACTCCACGatatcgtcttcttcttcatctgataTCTCCACCACTTCTGCTTCAGTTGGTGGGATATCCTCAACATCATCGTCTGTATCTTCTCGTGGGAGAGATGGTATGATGCCTCCTGCTGAGAGGCCACAAATAATTGGTTTTCTTGCCTCCATTTCTGTATGTGTGTCACTTGTTCCCCTGAAAAGCCAAAAAACAGAAACAGATGAGAAAAGACAATACATATAAATAACACATCAATCTAGATAACACATCAACTTATATAAgacaatacatatatataacacatCAATTTCACAGCAACATTGATAGCATTGACTAGAAATATCTTACATAAAAACACTCGAGGTTAAAGGATTACATTAACATTTCACTAATCAGTTTATTCTTAAGAGCCACTTCTAATTCAGTAAGTGGCTCTGTTCTCGCAAGCAAACTGTCAAGCAGTTTGGACTTGTTAACCTTATCCTTCATATTCAGTAACTGGGTCTGTTCTTGCAAGTCCTTCTGCTTGAGCTCCCACATTTGCTGAAACCCTTGCAgaatcttctcttcttctcccactgCCCTTTTACCCTTGTTGGCTTTTGCTGCCTTAACGCCAATAGGCCTAGCTGTTGGAGAAGCCTCTCCATTGACACTCGGCATAGATGTTGATGACTGAAAAGATTGTTGTTCCCCCACCCTCTTTCTTTTTGCACCAGAACTTTGTTGACTACTTCCATAAGTCCCACACCATTTTTGATCATTCCTAAGCTCCCGCCAGGCATGCTCCAATGTGAACTTAACCGTGTAGTCGTTGAAAAAAATTTCATGTGCAGCCTTCAAAACATCATCTTCATTCTGGCCACTGCTCTTCTGTTTGGATGCAGCGTCATATGACCCCACAAACTTGCAGACACCTTCATTTATCTTTCCCCACCTTTGCTTACAGTGGCTTGGCTCTCTCTTAGTGAAACCAACCACCTTCGGACTTGCATTATAATAAGAGGCAATCCTCTTCCAAAATGTTCCTGCCTTTTGCTCATTCCCAACTACTGGATCCTTGGAGGTGTTAAGCCATGAACTGATGAGGACCAGATCTTCAGCTGTTGACCACTTACACCTTTGCTTACGCTCCTCACCAGTTTGTGCACGTGAAGAATATCCTCCAACGGCTGGACTAGGTAACTGAGATGGGTTTTCATTGGCTGGACTAGGTGAAAAACTCAGTAACTGAGATGGGTTTTCATTGGCTGGACTAGGAGAAAAACTCAGTAACTGAGATGGGTTTTCATTATTAGGTAACTGACTGGTTAGTAAGTCTAAAAAGCTAGAAGATTGCCTTTGAGAATCCATAGGGAGGAGAATGATGAAGAACGATGAAGGAGATGATAAGAAAGTGAAGGAGGAATTTATGTTTATAGATTgcagagaaggaagagaagaaatgaAGTTTCAGATGCATTGATGACAACCAACAAACAAGTTCACATTTATCTACTACATTCACTTCTAGCTAGATGGCAGAGAAAAAACGAGTTGACATTTACCTACAAACTACACTTCTATTAATCACATAACCATTTTCTATCTAGCCATCAATTTTGTTTATCACACAACCATTTTCTAACTCAAACCAACACATTTATTACACTCGATTCAATTCAAACCGGAACTTAAAGCAATTAGTTTCCACAACCAAAAAACAGAGTAACACTAACCTTAATTTTGCTCTGAACCTTTGGTCGATGAACCTTGATCCTGCTATATGTAAAcagaaagacagaaacaaaaAGTATTTCATACAAAGAAGCCAAACAACTAACAAATCAAGCGTAATCAATCTATTATAATGCAATCTATTACATAGCATTAACCATTCCTGATCCATCTGTCTTAAAACAGTTTGTTCTTAATTGAAACAAACTTATTCAAACAAAATGTTCTTCATCCATCAATCTTAAAACGAAACATACCGAATCAAAAACATCAGAAACAACAATTAAAATCTTCGAATCAACAGAGCATGCAGATTCTAAATCATTCACATGCAAAATCCATAGAAGAACTGCTTAACCTTTCAATTTGAGATGAGCCACCGAGTGAAATATTGGAGGAAAAGACCCACCGAGAGACAAAACCAACAAACTACAAAGAAAAACAACCGATCAGACCAAGAAAATGCTTAATCTAAGACATGCAAAACCAATAACAGAACAACCGCTTACCTTTCGATTTGAGGAGAGGAACCGAGAGAGAGCTCTGACGCCTCGAGGAGAACCAGCGAGAGAGAGGTCGCCGACGGGAGCCACTGAACGAGACGTCGCCGAGACAGCGCCGACGAGAGCCACCGAAGGAGAACCGAATCGCCTTTCGCAGAGAGAGATTTTGAGAGAGctttcgagagagagagagagagagagagagagagagagagagagagagagagagagagagagagagagagagagagagagagagagagagggagagaacgCGTTCGTAACCGAAGAAAGAGCGTCTCTACGCTTGACGCGTGTCAACGAAGAGGCGGGCCTTCTACGCCTTACGGAAGAGGCGAGTCTatgcttttcttcttttttttattaatttttttaaaattttgcctTATGAGGAGTCATTAACCCCTGCGTTAATGATGGTCTTAGTTTATTTAGTTAAGGGTTAAAAATGAAGTATAATAATGGCCTTGtttgaaacaaaacaataataaataaaaaatactctaAAAATAACCGTTTCTCTCTCCCAAGCGACACAAAAGGCGAAAACAAACAACAGTTTATCTACAACAATCCCTGGCCGGCGTCGGCTCCGGCGTCGGTTCGTACTCTtgttatattattgtttatatgtttCTTAAGCTTTTAGTTCAAATAAATTCATTGTCGTTGCGTAGTTTAATCAAGCGACGTGATCTATTGTCACACCATCTCTCCTCTTCCTGGTGCCGTCGCGTAATGTCTTCGTCATGGGCAAACAGTTTTCTGTTTCTCCACTGGTTCGTTGGGCAGTTAGGAGGTTTGGATCAGAGCTTTGACGAGTCTTTTTTCTCCCTCATAGGTGAGTCTATTATCTCCATTATTGTTGAGTGCAATCTCCCAACAATCAAACCATGGTGGTTTTGTATTGTCCGTGTATTTCCATGGCTTGTTAGACATGGTGGTCTTTTCCATCCAGAAATTCTTTGGAAGGATTACTAGTTCTATGGAACAAAAAAAGGAATCTTAAACCACCGTGGCCATGGAGAAGATTGTGTACGTCATGTTATTTTAACATTCTGACATGGACGATGGTGACTCCATTAATTCAGAGAGATGTGTTTAATCTCTATTTGACAACAAGAGGAAATACGACATGTTTATGTGAAGACATGGAGTGGGAGACGATGGAGTTAAGTGCTTATCATTGTCAGTTTGAGGGATTATTTATGATATGGATAGATACTACAACAAATCATGTTATCTCCTGGAGCGGGAGTGTATGGAATGGGCAGCGATGTAACAGATGGATCGCACCCACTGATCTGTTAAGTGATAAAAGGCGTTGGATCACAATAAATGATAGCCGAACACAAGATCATATAAGACCGAGAACAAAAATAGATAAAGTTAGCGAATCAGTCTATCATGCACAAGAGTTAGGAAGCATCGTGTTATTACTTTTCTATTATCATGTTTTACTTAAAAATGTATTTGTTGTATGTTTGGATTCATGTACTCTCTTAATCCTCTTTTGATAATAATAAAGATaagatgttataaaaaaaaaataataatggccTTGTTTATTAACAAGTTGATATCGCCTTTAATTTAGTTGGGCCTCAATGTTAGTACAAAAGCCCATTTAAgttcacctttttttttccaacttttCGTTTTATAAACGAACCCCGACAGGGTCCAATTACAAACAGTTCAAGATTTTAATAGATACATTCAGCCCAACTTGAAcctaaaattaaagataaacatTAATCGCAAGTGTAACACGTATACAACACGTGTTCTATTCCTAGGCTCCACCGTCTCCTGAATCGAAGAGCGAGAAACGTCGCCAAAACTCTAGCCGGCCGATCACATTCACCATCTCCGACTCCCTTGAAACTCCTTGTTCGCTTCAATCTCCTTCAATTGCCACCCGTTCATCAAAGACATCTTGATGTGCCCCGGTTCGTGGATCAGTCCATTGGAGCCAACCAGCATGgagatcaggacgttctgaacaattTGACCGACGTTCGTTCATCTGACCGTACCGATCAGACTGACTGAGCCGTCCCGCGTGCGTCCCGATTGGAGCTTCGGCTGGAACCACGTCCAGACGACCGAACCGACCGAACCACAGCCCGTCTTCCCCGACCAACTCGATACTCTAAGACCCACGGTCGAGCCAGACTTAGCTTGGGTCGTGAAGAAACCGAAGACATACATGCATTCTTATCCggcggaccatccggacagtcccgcAAGCGTCCTTATCTTTACCCAGTGCATCCATTTGGTTCGAATGAACCTGGATAATAGCCGAAGGGTTTCCATGACCAGAACGTGAACCAAACTGCATGGAAAACTGAGTCTTTGACTCATTAATAATATTCTAGCCaatgtttatattttctatgGCTTGTTTTCCCACAATTCACATTAAttctctttgactacaagtattataaatatgaaatctcttccatgaataaaatcagtctaagtttgagtttatttttgttttcttcttttctctgagtgagagagagagttctttagctagttcattggtgtgaaccggcttgttgatttggtggtcaactaattcatctttgtgtgttgtttggtggttagccaacacattcattctttcttgggtggttagccttagatcgtgggtatatcaagagtcatttcgcatctcttgacgatcctttcaatccatctcagtttcAGAAGTGTcattgccttctcggatcatatccaacacccagctaaagtgatcctacCCGATTTAGGGCGTTTCACATCTTCTCCAACCATTAGAGTTAATCTCCAACGAAGACCTTCAAAAAAAAACCGAGACAGGACGTTGTTGGAACGCTAGCCTGAACGGCAGCTCCGACTCTTCTATTTCTGCTTCGAATCTCCCTAGTATCTTCTGACCCTCTAGTCTTGATCTTTATGGATACTTCGTTTTATATGCGAAAATTGATTCCAAATCCGAATCAAGAGTAGAGATTTTCTAGTGAAAAGATTGTCAATCCTTTGGAACAGATGGATTGAAGATGAAATCAGTAGGAGAAGAgctaaacacacacacacacacacaaaatcgGACAAAGCTGAATTAAGATCGGCAACCAGAACTTTTAATCGGACAGAGCCGAATCAAAATCCGCAACCGGAACTTTAATCGGACAAGGCCGAAGAACCATATCGCCAACGCGAATTTACTAATTTCAACCACAAAACTGATAAACAAAAAAGGTGAAGAACACAAAGAAGAATGGATCAGCTTTGGGTTGAAAGTACAACAAAAATCGCCATCGCGAAAAGAAATCCGATTACACGGAAGAGAAACCGATCATATATCGATAtatattacaccaaaaaaaagaaaaccccGATCCCCTGTGAAAGATAAGGATCCGTGAACAGGGCTGATCGAGAGAGAAATCTCTCTCTAAAGGTAGAGATAGAACtctagtttttttatttcatttaagtTCACCTAAATACTAAGTTTACAAGCCTATACAAATCATGTAGATGAATCGGTTTATTCAATTTCAGATTTCTTTACATAAATGTTCAGTTAGGCCTGGCATTTTACCCGGACCCGAGcccgaaccgaaaccgaccCGAAACTACAGGTTCGGGTCCTGCTCGGATCTAGACTGAAGTACTTATTTGGTATAATTATTTTGGACCCGAtcatggatatttttttttaagtttcgggttttcgggtatAGGTTCGGGGTTTgggtaaaattttagattttcacAAATATAATTCGGGTATTTGAATAAAATTCCGGGTATTTTTAGATCGTGGGGTCAGACTTCGGGTAAAAACTCTTGTATTTTgggtttttgaatatttttttgggttttcggttATTTTATCGTGTTTTTGGGTATATTTCGGGCTTTCAGATCCAATTCGGGTATTCCGGgttctaaatatccgaacggatcCAAACCCAAAATAGACCTAAAATTTATGGTATTTTGCGGATATATAACTTATAGGTCCGAACTGATCCGGATCCGacaagaaccgacccgaatccgAACCAAAAATTTTTAAGTACCTAGTTGGATCCTAATGTATAGGACCCGAAGGATCCGGATTCGAcaggaaccgatccgaacccgacaagAAGATCCGAATGCCCAGACCTAAGTGTTATGTAGACAATTTTTCTGTCTGCAACAAAGTTGATCTAACCATCTACTATGTAGTCATGTCTATAAACGtgtctttttcgtttttaacACAACTAGATCGTTTCTCCgtgctacgcgcggataatatatttaaatttgttgcatttatcatttttatgtgtatgtgaatttttgtatattaaactatatgtaactaatttttaaattgattattttttatatttttagtttgaagtaagtatttctattatatgtaacacaattaactaataaaatatgaagaatcaagtccaagattttagagttatgtaaaaaaatatataattatgtatagaacataaattatcttagtttaaaagatcggaatctcatctcgaataaattcacgaaaagaaaaattaatccaataacctacttaaaatatagaacctccttttcaaaaaaaaaggcatacttaataaaaaaatttacgtgtaatagttgaaaactgacaattgaatatcgatctagaatattattttaaaatatataatggtaaaatattaattgtaataaacaaattttgaattttgtaatattacatgaattagaagtctttaaaatctaaaatctattttattaacataatatattttatattcatttattattttgacgttacaaaatattgctttagttttatttgtatattaattttttaataatttagtttctttttaagtaattttaaaattatcaagaatataatatatttaaaattatttatttatatatattcaaatatgatgtctcatttttatgtgtgtttgcgttgagcatatttaatttgtagtttgtatatttaataacacttTGTTGCGTGTCGttatatggttttaataaatgtgttgtcatttcatttttattactactaacataattttttaatgatcaatgataatgtatttttaacgttatgtattatattttatcgtatattttctaactcttcGTGCTGGATGCTGGCactttttttagaatcattttaattatatagtaggtttaaagatgtaaataaaactgtgtatgttgtaaatttagactttttagtgtaactgagcactatcaattatggaaattatattatgattttattttactaaatttttctttctgtgtatattttttgttttattttgtatttttacagttttattgacttattctttaattgcagagaattgttatttccaatttttgtttcatataccttaaaagtctccggttgatttttgtttattttctttttccaatTACAATGTACATGTCtgccgtttcttttttttttgatcaaactactaatatcatcagATAGAATGGCTTAAACTCCAAGAATGGAGTGAGGATTTGTGCTAGAGAAAACTGATTTAACCACTAatatagtgagatattataatattagaaggtatgaaaactcttctctgttgtcctacgctggacataattaagttgttgtcaattgattctatatttgtgataactggAAATACGTCTTTTCCTTACATCATCCTTAATTGGTTTACGGTTCGGTCATTTCTAATACACCGAGAGGaacataatattagatgttgattatctccTTCCAATTATGAATGCACAGAATGAGAGAAATTCAAGGTCAGACCACTTTACGATTTTGTCCTCGTatctatatagagttagtttatagattactctatctgtttcaaaatgtaatcagttttaattaaaatctgtaatatttaaaagttattactttagaaaactgtcatttaatatataaatttaatcaattacacagtaatttacataatttaattggccacacaacatccaataaatataaagttacattgaaatataaaagcaatttatatagtgaaacaaaaaatacttttaaaccattatattataaaacaaagaaaatatttaaattatatagaaacattagaatagtaagaataaaaaaaactgaaatctcaacgtcgatcatttacgtcggtcatgccttagaccatctccaatgtattcctctatttttttctctaatttttctctaaaatagaggaatttcATAATATAGATGAATTTGTCtccgatgtatttttctattttctctcctaaaaaagaatattcttgatatattcttttctaagtttacaaataatattttttatttgtgaaagttgaaaatcagcccaatttattttagtattttataaaattatgatattatttatactaaatatttctttacaaactattaagtaaataaaaaaatataattatatttatataaataatatatttcactaaaaaactattttcggttataattttttaaataaaaatttaaaacatcattttgtaaaaacaaatagaggaggtgataaggcaaaaatatagtttatcaTTGGCattattttcgcctacgtggacactctatctGAGGCTTATATCCtccagttttaattaaaatctgtaatatttaaaagttattactttagaaaattgtcaattaatatataaatttaatcaattacacattaatttacataatataatttatcacacaatatccaataagtataaaataacattgaaatataaaaacaatttatatagtgaaacaaacaatacttttaaatcattatattataaagcaaagggaatattcaaattatattgaaacattagaatagtaagaatcagaaaagctgaaatctcaacgtcgatcatttacgtcggccatgctttagaccatctccaatgtattcctctatttttttctctaaaatagaaaaaaatcataatagagatggattttctctgatgtatttttctattttctctcctgaaaaagaatattcaaataatattttttatttgtgaaagttgaaaaccaacccaatttattttagtattttataaaattatgatattatttacactaaatatttctttacaaactattatgtaaataaaaaatataatatatttatataaataatatatttcactaaaaaaatattttcagttataattgtttaagtaaaaagtaaaaggatttttttgtaaaaacaaatagaggaggtgaaatggcaaaaatatagtttctcattggatgattattttcgcctacgtggacatTCTATCTAAGGCTTATATTCTccttttattactttttttaataatatatttcactaaaacaatatattttcggttataattgtttaagttaaaagttaaaggatcattttgtaaaaacaaatagaggaggtgacatggcaaaaatatagtttctcattgACCGATTATTTTCGTCTACATAAACACTCTATCTAAGGCTTATATCCtctttttattacttgtttgataAACCCTCTGAATCattaataatatttgaaatatttctgctatactaattataaaatagccgattaattatatttaaatcatGTTAACTAATAACTATTATCCTTATTCGTAATCCCCTCTTcctctttttgtttattttattcttcAGAAAAATCTTGAAATTCAGAAAAATCTTGGAATCTAAACTAATGAAGCGCATTACGCATGATaatcttctttttgtttattttattcctCTTTTTGTCACAAGGTTAGTAATGTCTAATGTTCTTGTAACTTATGATAATCTTCAAGTATCATGTTTAATTGTAACTAATGTCTTCTCTTTTCTATGTTTGTAGGTAAATTTTGGGTACACTCTTCATTCAAGAAAAACTGCGAGAAAAGACATTAACAAGATGTATGTGGAAAAGAAAGATGCACTCAAGAAATGGTTCTTGAGAAGCAATCAAAGAGTGTCTTTGACAACAGATATTTGGGTCTCTCAAATAACCGGTAAACTTTATACTTTTGACATCTCTCAATTCTTTTATACATATTAGAAAGCTGATCATGGTTTTTTTTATTGAACAACGTATACAGGTGCGAGCTATATGGTCATCACAGTGCACTACATTGACCCTTTGTGGCAGTTAAAGAAGCTGATCATAGGGTTCAAACACATCACGGATCACAAAGGTCAG
The window above is part of the Brassica napus cultivar Da-Ae chromosome C3, Da-Ae, whole genome shotgun sequence genome. Proteins encoded here:
- the LOC125583574 gene encoding putative nuclease HARBI1; the encoded protein is MASSSENNFEDSLDDYFNQYFNQAFETLSMRHQEEGRKQRKKRAYIERHREEGHIRLWNDYFSETPTYPENFFRRRFRMNKRLFMHIVDRFSNEVEFFQQTQDALGRNSLSPLQKCTASIRVLAYGTAADAVDEYLRLGETTTRSCVEHFVEGIIYLFGEEYLRRPTPTDLQRLLDVGEARGFPGMVGSIDCMHWEWKNCPTAWKGQYSRGSGKPTIVLEAVASYDLWIWHAFFGPPGTLNDINVLDRSPVFDDIINGQAPQVTFYVNEREYHMAYYLTDGIYPKWATFIQSISLPQDPKSALFAKQQEAVRKDVERAFGVLQARFAIVKNPALFWDKVKIGKIMRACIILHNMIVEDERDGYTQYNLKEFQQEEGTGSSHVDLDFDREMPTNIANMMDARTRIRDNPMHEQLKADLVEHMWTKFGHL